TGAGCCCACCGGAGAGAAGCACACAAGCCAGCTTTCTTCTGAACGTAGCCAGGCACCTGTTCAAAAGCCtctctggtggtggtggtggaccCCAAAACCCACGGGTTGGAAGAGCCTTTGGGAAAGCGAATCGATACCCTGATTGCGGTCCTTGAAGAAATCACTTAGGGTTAGTTTAATAAACAAACGAACAttaaaaaatcttccaaaaattGCATTCGAATGTATTTTAGACTTTAGGCAGTTCTTAAGGAGGGAGAGTGCGGTTTCCTGACACTTAACATTTAAAGGTTTTATTGGCCACATTAATCTTCCTCACAAAAGTTTTAAGTTATCTATAAGTTCTTAGAATgtcaaagaagagaagaaaactgacTAAGTTTAAGGGGCGGTGGGAGAAGCAGCAACTTGGCAATAATTCCGCAGCCGACTTCGCACGTTCAGGCATCCTTTTTCTCCAGTAAAATTTTGTGCAACTCATCTGCATCCTCGCTGGTTTTTACCCGAATCAGCATGGTGACTGGCATGGTGGCATTCTTCTCGTCGATTGGTGGATTTGGAACACAGACGATAAGAACGTTATTTTTCCCTGTTCGCGTACATGGCATATTGGGCGGAATCAGAACATTCAGCAATATGTTGCCTGCattcaaacaaaaccaaacccatcAAAATTATAGAAGCTACAGCTCCACCAAACGAGTCTGTAACATGCTAAacattaaacactgaaataactTATACTTAATGGATCTAACATGGGGAGCCAACAGGAATGGCTCAAAATCAGGACTGGTTCCCTGAGaactgggaggcctcagggaggaCTTGCCCTCACTGTGAGGAGTGGCCTTCGGCCCTCGCTCCAGCCCGGGTCTCCGCAACCACACAGCGTTTCTCACTGAGCCAACAGCCTGGCTCAGAACCATCAGCCCTCTCAACTGTCCGTTTTTGCACTGAAGGAAGAACACGGTGGCACAACAGAATCTTCACTGCACCACATGACCAAAGGACACCTCTGTCACAGAGGCCGGCACAGCTCCCTGGGCAAGAGTGACACGACCGTAATGTTATTACTCACTAGTCAAGCCTACGGGAAAGAAAAACGCCTCCCTGGAGTTTCTTTCTGCAACACAGCCCCCTGTTCTCTACCACTACTGCCCACTCCACCGCAGCCTGCccgtcttcctcctcctcctccgggTGCTAGGCTCCTTGCAGTGGACTCTTTCCAGGGTGAACTGAGGGTGGACAGCGATCAGTTAGTGACTACTTGCTATATAAAAAGGATTCCTTTAAAAGGTTAATTTCCTTTGGGTGTTTATTAAACGGTCTAATCTCTAGCTTCTTAGTCACATTTCtaacacaaaggaaaatgaaaaaccatTTTGTTTACAGTTTCTAACACATCTATGTTTCCTTACACACTATTATCCTGGGActcaaaactagaaataagtaaatacagGATGAATTTGGCCTGAATGCGCTCTGTTTAAAAACATACTAATAACCTTGAATCAGCAGGGCAAAGGCTTTTATATActatgtgatgatgatgatgattttgcgCCAAGTGGAAAAAAAGGTACCCACCTAAATTGGTGTCTGCCCGCACCAAAAGCTGTGTCTTCTGATTCGCAGTAGGTTTTAAATGCAGAGTACCTATGCCTTTCTCTTTAAACTCATTGTCTTTCTTGTAAAATAGTTTACACCTATGGAGAAGAAAAATAGGTGCCATCAAGCATTCAGAGACGAATCAAGTCACAGTTTTCTAACAAGCACTCTTCACACTTGGGTGGAAAATCTGTATTAAATGAGAGTACAGGAAGTTTCAGGACAAATCTTTAAACGATCCAAAAGGAGCCTGAGCAAAAACCAGAATAAGAAAATCTGCTTAGAGATTTTAAAACCCCCTCCCcattttttcaaattaaacaATGGGCCCCATGAAACTTTTTATAACACTTTATGAAACTGTGTTCTCAAGTCAGTCAAAAGCAGGGCTCAATACCCCTCCCTCCCTATTCTGCTCCTTTGGCCCTGAGCTCAAGAGAGCTGATCTGGTCCTCTACAGACAGCCGCAAATAAAGGACAAAGGCTCTGTCCTGCATCTCGCCCACCTCTCCCTTTTTTTTGgcctatttcttattttaaaaattctcctcaAGGCTCCTTCAGTTTTTGcccaacatttttaaataaatttggaaaacatgCTTGGGTAGGGTCTAACTAATAACAAAGTAATCAAATATCTTCCCAGCCTCCTATGCTATACATCTCCTGAgattattaataatacaaaaccatggctcatttatgtatttatttagagacagagtcttactctgtggtccaggctggagtgcagtggcatgatcttggctcactgcaacctctgtttctcagggttcaagcaattctcgtgcctcagcctcccaaacacctgggattataggcgtgtgccaccacatccggctaattttcatacctttagtagagacggggtttcaccatgttggccaggttggtctggaactcctgacctcaggtgatctgcccgtctcagcctcccaaagtgctgggattacaggtatgagccaccatgcctggcctcatttgattctaattaaaaatcttaaagttGGGTCACTCCTTTATGTCATGTGAGtagtgaaatttaaaacacacacagaagaaacTGCTGGCCTCTTTTACAAGTTCTTGAAACACCTGGGAATCCCCAGGATGTGGTGACCTGTTACATGGAGAGCTGCTCGCTCATTATTCTGAAACTTCTCCATTACAAAAACACATCTTGAAAGTTTCTGAAATGGCACAAGTGTTTTTTCAGCAAGTATCTTTGTAAAAACTAATCTCATTTAATtgaaaggaagatgaaaattttTATAGGTCCTCAACAGGAAGGGACGGTTACTGTGCATAACTTTTTGACTACGAGAAAATCCAGAAAGGCCAACCAAATCTCCTGGAAGGGATCAGAGATACTTCCAGGGTAAAGTAAGTGAAGCCAAACCTGAAATCAGTGACTGACTCCGCGATTTCTTtgttgggggaggaggaaggggagggagaaagacacagggagagaagagggaatggGACGGGATGGGATTGGGAAGATCATagaagagcctgtctctaaagCACTTTAAAAGAGCTAAAGTGACAGAAAAGAGTGAGACCTGCCCACCAGGACATTCCTAgaactggtttttaaaataaactggcCAAGAATTCTTTCCTGTTCCACTTGAGAGCAGGCAAAGCTTGACCCTCAGTCAAGTCTGTAAGGACATTCTCCGGTCTGAAGCATGCTACCATGTCTCTAAAACACATGCACCCGCAGGCTCTGGTGAGTCTTACTTTTTGGAGTAAAAAGCATCATCTTCTTTTACTTCGGTAACTACTACTTTGGGTGGCTCATCATTCTCTTCTTCATCTCCAccttttataaaaaagacaataattcAGTAAGATTCCAATCCAGAGTTTAAAAAAGTGACAGAGTTTTGTTATGTAACACCCTAAACATCCACCTGAGCACTCCAAGTAAACTGAGAGACATAACGCAGGGGGATGCCAGAAGGGAGTGCCTGCTGGATTTTAACTATTTTGTGAAAAACAAGAATCCTTTCTAATGGGAACATACCTCTTAATTCTAAATAACTTCCAATATATAGAAAACCTTAGAATGGAAAAATCTCCATGCTtatgacagaaaaataatcatCACTCTATATTCAAATTACCCACTGGAAAATTACATCTCAGATGAGTTTTTAACACCTTCACCCCTGAATATTCCTGTGACCATATCCACAACAAGTATCAGTAATGGCCAAAGAtagaataatactttttttttttttttttacaaggggGCAAGTTGTCGGAGAAATCATTCCAAAACCCCAGTGTAAGTAATTTAAGCTTTGTCTGAATTGCCACATGGGTCACTGCTCTGGTATCAAAGGTATCCCCACTAATGGGGTCTCCCAAACATGGGAGACCTAGGCCATTATTTAAACAAGACACTATTTAAACACATGTattaggctgggtacagtggctcacgcctgtaatcccagcacactgcagggccaaagcaggaagatcacttgagcccaggagtttgagaccagctcggtcaacatggtgagaccccccccaatctctacaagaaataaagttaaccaggtgtggcagtgcatgcctgtggacccagctacatggcagactgaagtgggaggattgcttgagtccagaaggcagagactgcagtgagctgtgactgcatcactgcactctagcctgggtgacagagcaagaccttgtctcaaaaaaataaaaaaacacatatataaaaggATCCTCTTAAAGAGAACGGCAGCTGCATAAAAACTCACTAAAAAGCAATTCTAAGAAAAACAACTCTGGTGCTCAGATGATGGGTCACACGACGACCCATCTCACCACTCCAATCTCCCCGGTCACATGACTATCCATCTCACCACTCCAATCTCCCCGGTCACACAACTAACTACCCATCTCACCACTCCNCCAGTCATGTGACTAGTCATCGCATCACTCCAATCTCCCCGGTCACATGACTACCGATCTCATCACTCCAATCTCCCCGGCCACGTGACTACCCATCTCACCACTCCAATCTCCCCGGTCACATGACTATCCATCTCATCACTCCAGTCTCCCCCGTCATGTGACTAGCCatcacatcactccaatctcccTGGTCACGTGACTATCCATCTCATCACTCCAATCTCCCCGGTCTCCTGATGCGTACACTGATAACCAAGGGCAAGGAACAGGCGCTCACTGAGGGGCATCCTGCATCCACTGGGACTCGATTCAAATCCAGCGTCACTGTGTCCCAGTGCCTGCCTCAGGAAAGACTCCCCATTTGTTTTAGTTATGGgaagcagagaagaaataaaaaggggaGACCTTTATTTCACCCTGTGCCCAAAGGGCCCATGCCTGAGGATAGACTTGAAAGTAGGGCAAGGCAAAACAGCAATGGAAGTCTAGCCTCCTGCTAGAAAACCGTAATTCTAAGGATCAGTATGTTCATATGTCTGAAAAgtacactttttcttttgttgaggcaaggtctgtgttgcccaggttggagtgcagtgatgcatccatggttcactgcaaccatGAACTTTTGAGCTCGAAATActcccctcagcctcttgagcagctgtgactacaggcacccaccacctggcctgggtaatttttaaaaatttttgtagaaatggggtcttgctatgttgcccaggctggtctcaaactcctggcctcaggtgagcattccacttcggcctcccaaagtcctgggattataggcgtaggccacctcacctggcctcatttttaaCTGCTTACAAGTAGGCATCTTCACAGACATCATTTGTTCACAATCACCATGTGAGGAAGTGGCATTATGACATCACCCCACTTTTTAAGCTAACAACAGAGGGAGTGGAGGGCCCAGACTAAGGCCCAGACCTTTTGCCTGGTCTAGGGTACTGATGCTACATACAGGAGACATCACTTAGACACCACTGCTGTCCTCTGGAAAGGAGGTGCCTCCAAACCCACAAGAGGAAAACACTGTTGATTTGTTCTCTATGGCTATGAAAAGtctacatttttaatgtatagtCAAGTACTGTTTTGCCACATGACTTTATTTACAGTCAAATCTCCTAAGTACAAATCAATTCAGGGGACATTCATGATGAACTTGATGAACTTTTTCCAAAACACAATTCTCAAAAAACGTCTTTAATTCACTTCTTTTTTATATGCTAAGCCACGTGTGTTTGAGACGTTTCAAAGTCAGGtgtttccaaattcattttatttttaatccttataAACAACCCTACAAAATAGGTCTTACTCTTTTATAAAGAAGGAATTGGAAACTCAGAGAAGCCGATTAGCTCTGCCCAGGATCACACATGGAGAGGACAACAGTGTCTCAATGTGGATCCAGATCCATTCGGAATCAAAGTCTCTGTGTTTCCCAAGACACAAATCTTATGCAAACCTCAACCCAATGCCAAAGCTGGTACTTACCTTTGCATTCACCACTGTCACCTTCCACTTGGCCCTCCAATGGTTTAGTGGGAAATGGTGAAGAGACTGGTTTACTCTGGGTGGTATCTTTGCCAAATAAACTGGAGGTTCCAGGGGAAAATGAAAATCCAGTCAGGGGGACAGAGCTCAATGAGCCCAAAACAGAGCTATCAACTTTCTTGCCGAAATTAAACGAGGCACTTGTCGCTCCTAGTGACGGGTCCGTTTTCTTTTCagatgcagcctccaccttcttgTCAGGTGTATCTTCAGTTTTGTTGCCGTGAAACAAAAACGTTGACTCTTGCTGTAACTTTGTTGAGCCGAAAAGGGAAGGAGACTGTGTTTCAGCCGCCGTTTTGTTAGATTCACTTTCAGAATTCCTGCCACCATTCCCGTGTTGCTGTTCAATGTTTGCTAAATATTTCTCGTAGTCTTTAAAGATAGGTGTCAGATCACAGAGGGGGTTTGTATTCACGTGCTTCACTATCCAATCCCGCACGGAGCAGTTCAAGGCGGCCAACTGCTTGTGATAGGCATTTCCGACACAAGCTTTACTGGAAGCAAGGCCAGAGGAGGAGGGCTGCTGACTGTCCCCGTTAGTTTTGAGATTTGAAACTTTTTTATCAACCAAGGCGGTAGGGCCATTTGCAGCAAGAGAACCTATAGAAAGTTAATAATTAAACCATTTATTTAGACTAATTTGATTAAGTCATCTAGATTTTTATGCCACTCTGCCTTTACACTTCCTGCTTTGACTGTATCTCCCCCTCCAccgagacagtcttgttctgtcacccaggctggagtgccgtggcatgatcttggctcactgcaacctccgcctcccgggttcaagcgattctcctgccacaacctcctgagtagctgggattacaggcgcccaccaccacatctggctaatttttgtattttagtagagacggggtttcaccatgttggccaggctggtcttgaactcctgaccttgagatccgcctgccttggcctcccaaagtgctgggattataggcgtgagccactgtgcctggcctactgtaTCCTATTTTTGTGACAGCTCAAGAAGTATGTGTTCAAGGAGTAGTATTTAGTAACTGGTTATCAGTAAAACCGATGAATAAAGATCAAGTCAAAGT
This genomic interval from Theropithecus gelada isolate Dixy chromosome 10, Tgel_1.0, whole genome shotgun sequence contains the following:
- the NUP50 gene encoding nuclear pore complex protein Nup50, producing MAKRNAEKELTDRNWDQEDEAEEVGTFSVASEEVLKNRAIKKAKRRNVGFESDSGGAFKGFKGLVVPSGGGRFPGFGSGAGGKPLEGLSNGNNIASAPPFTSAKAAAEPKVAFGSLAANGPTALVDKKVSNLKTNGDSQQPSSSGLASSKACVGNAYHKQLAALNCSVRDWIVKHVNTNPLCDLTPIFKDYEKYLANIEQQHGNGGRNSESESNKTAAETQSPSLFGSTKLQQESTFLFHGNKTEDTPDKKVEAASEKKTDPSLGATSASFNFGKKVDSSVLGSLSSVPLTGFSFSPGTSSLFGKDTTQSKPVSSPFPTKPLEGQVEGDSGECKGGDEEENDEPPKVVVTEVKEDDAFYSKKCKLFYKKDNEFKEKGIGTLHLKPTANQKTQLLVRADTNLGNILLNVLIPPNMPCTRTGKNNVLIVCVPNPPIDEKNATMPVTMLIRVKTSEDADELHKILLEKKDA